In the Paenibacillus pabuli genome, one interval contains:
- a CDS encoding SMP-30/gluconolactonase/LRE family protein, producing the protein MSKLNIAVHTPALLGEGPSWDAEHNRLLWVDIENYKVHVYDPVTGQDQAYDVGEHVGAVVPYRGDEVVVALRSGFHTYHLSTGELKAIEDPESDKTTNRFNDGKCDSYGRLWAGTMSMNNESKAGSLYCLEEGKPVRTMVQDISTSNGLGWSPDEQIMYYIDTPTRSIDRFDFDLSAGEITNRTSVISVPEDFGFPDGMTVDSEGMLWVAHWGGGRVTRWNPQNGELLQQIEVPADQVTSCCFGGPDLEDLYITTARTGIREERLVETPSAGSVFVIRPGVKGQKTHAYGRVTQVK; encoded by the coding sequence TTGAGCAAGCTCAACATTGCAGTACATACTCCGGCACTGCTGGGGGAAGGTCCCAGCTGGGATGCGGAACACAATCGTTTGTTATGGGTAGATATCGAAAACTACAAGGTACATGTCTATGATCCTGTAACGGGGCAAGATCAGGCCTACGATGTAGGTGAACATGTGGGTGCAGTCGTTCCTTATCGCGGCGATGAAGTCGTTGTTGCACTCCGCAGCGGGTTCCATACCTATCATCTGAGCACGGGAGAATTGAAGGCAATCGAAGATCCCGAAAGCGACAAAACCACCAATCGCTTCAACGATGGGAAATGTGACTCTTATGGTCGGTTGTGGGCGGGTACAATGAGTATGAATAACGAAAGTAAAGCAGGCTCACTGTATTGTCTGGAGGAAGGCAAACCGGTTCGAACCATGGTTCAAGATATATCTACCTCCAATGGGTTAGGCTGGAGCCCGGATGAACAAATCATGTACTATATCGATACGCCTACACGTTCCATTGACCGATTTGATTTTGACCTTTCAGCAGGTGAAATCACAAACCGGACAAGCGTTATTTCGGTGCCGGAGGATTTTGGTTTTCCGGACGGCATGACGGTGGACAGCGAGGGAATGTTGTGGGTTGCTCACTGGGGCGGCGGAAGAGTGACACGTTGGAACCCGCAGAACGGTGAATTGCTGCAGCAGATTGAAGTGCCTGCAGACCAGGTAACCTCCTGTTGTTTCGGCGGGCCTGACTTGGAGGATCTTTATATTACTACCGCACGAACAGGTATCCGTGAGGAACGTTTGGTGGAGACGCCAAGTGCCGGTTCTGTCTTTGTGATTAGGCCCGGTGTTAAAGGGCAGAAGACCCATGCATATGGCAGGGTGACTCAGGTAAAGTAA
- a CDS encoding SGNH/GDSL hydrolase family protein encodes MKLQKNDKLLFIGDSITDCGRVHPVGEGSSGLGHGYVAQVYALLRAIYPELMLRIQNVGTSGNTIRDLKQRWDRDVIDLKPDWLTMMIGINDVWRQFDHPLSTESHVFLEEYESTLRELVASVRPQLKGLVLMTPFYLEANPEDPMRATMDIYGEVVRRVANEFDAIFVDTQAAFVPFWDHFYTSVLTHDRVHPDATGHMILSKAFLDAIGFEWSGSVKS; translated from the coding sequence ATGAAATTGCAAAAGAATGACAAGCTACTTTTTATCGGCGATTCCATCACAGATTGCGGTCGGGTGCATCCAGTGGGTGAAGGAAGCTCCGGACTTGGACACGGTTACGTTGCACAGGTGTATGCACTTTTGCGTGCCATTTATCCGGAATTGATGCTGCGCATTCAGAACGTGGGTACTAGCGGGAATACGATTCGTGATTTGAAACAGCGCTGGGATCGGGACGTGATTGATCTGAAGCCGGATTGGTTAACGATGATGATTGGCATCAATGATGTGTGGCGGCAGTTCGACCATCCATTGTCGACGGAATCCCATGTGTTTTTGGAAGAGTACGAATCCACTCTGAGGGAACTCGTGGCATCCGTTCGTCCCCAGTTGAAAGGACTCGTTCTGATGACTCCATTTTACCTCGAAGCCAATCCCGAAGATCCCATGCGGGCAACGATGGATATCTATGGAGAAGTCGTGCGTAGGGTAGCGAATGAGTTTGATGCCATTTTCGTGGATACGCAGGCAGCCTTTGTCCCGTTCTGGGATCATTTCTATACGTCTGTCCTGACTCATGACCGTGTTCATCCAGATGCAACAGGCCATATGATTTTGTCCAAAGCATTTCTGGATGCCATCGGTTTTGAATGGTCAGGCAGCGTCAAATCATAA
- a CDS encoding alpha/beta hydrolase, whose translation MTTTTIPLWDHAAPHAAKGHEADMPHLIPFIQPGSESAVIVCPGGGYGFLADHEGAPIAELLNRAGISAFVLKYRVAPHQHPAPLSDGQRAIRYVRAHAQEFGINPSKIAVLGFSAGGHLTATLGTLYDKGQPDHEDPIERESSRPDRVILCYPVITMESYGHAGSRENLLGADASPEQIRAFSAEQQVKADAPEAFIWHTSDDQAVPVENSLRYALALGAHGIPYDLHVFEKGSHGLGLAEDDHAVRAWSDLCLTWLKNQGW comes from the coding sequence TTGACAACAACAACCATTCCATTATGGGATCATGCAGCACCTCATGCGGCCAAAGGTCATGAGGCAGACATGCCACATCTCATACCTTTTATTCAACCTGGTTCCGAGAGCGCTGTCATTGTGTGTCCCGGCGGTGGTTACGGGTTTCTCGCAGATCACGAAGGAGCTCCAATTGCCGAATTGCTCAACCGTGCAGGTATTAGTGCATTTGTACTGAAATACCGGGTAGCACCCCATCAGCATCCAGCTCCATTATCTGATGGTCAGCGTGCCATCCGCTATGTGCGTGCTCATGCCCAGGAATTTGGCATCAATCCTTCCAAAATTGCTGTGCTCGGCTTCTCGGCAGGCGGGCATCTTACAGCAACACTCGGCACCTTGTATGATAAAGGGCAACCAGATCATGAAGATCCGATTGAACGTGAGAGCTCACGCCCGGATCGGGTTATTCTCTGCTATCCGGTCATTACGATGGAATCCTATGGACATGCAGGGTCACGCGAAAACTTGCTAGGTGCTGATGCTTCTCCCGAACAGATCAGAGCTTTCAGTGCAGAGCAGCAGGTTAAGGCCGATGCGCCTGAAGCATTTATCTGGCATACGAGTGATGATCAGGCGGTACCTGTCGAAAATAGCTTGCGTTACGCGCTTGCACTGGGCGCCCACGGTATTCCTTATGATCTGCATGTATTCGAAAAAGGATCACATGGTCTGGGACTTGCTGAAGATGATCATGCCGTCCGGGCGTGGTCGGATCTGTGTCTGACTTGGCTCAAAAACCAAGGATGGTAA
- a CDS encoding AraC family transcriptional regulator produces the protein MLISPKHRRYFMTPREEPLPLYIESIGYNGNQENVLRPAGYPCYHWLQTVKGAGEFHFAGSTVVLGEGSGILLPPNEPHEYVPSLGEWETLYITFGGSQCPAITEALGLGEAALHQWDAGSPLENYGREVLGSISSDQDLSGLEASADMYRFLILLKKHGMTGSRSSISHAVERLAPLIAFMDQHYADPDIGLEQMAAVPGITPRHLNTLFKQSFGMTAYSYFILLRIRKSKEWMTGNSKLTVKETAARVGFRDASHFVATFRRIEGVTPEQFRTLYL, from the coding sequence ATGCTAATCTCACCAAAACATCGAAGATATTTCATGACGCCACGCGAAGAGCCGCTCCCGCTGTATATTGAAAGCATTGGTTATAACGGCAACCAGGAGAACGTACTCAGACCTGCAGGCTATCCTTGTTATCACTGGCTTCAGACGGTAAAAGGTGCAGGGGAATTCCATTTTGCCGGTTCAACCGTGGTCCTCGGTGAAGGCTCCGGAATTCTGCTGCCTCCGAATGAACCACATGAATATGTGCCTTCCTTAGGGGAGTGGGAGACGCTCTATATTACGTTCGGCGGATCCCAGTGTCCGGCCATCACCGAGGCACTCGGACTGGGAGAGGCGGCACTTCATCAATGGGATGCAGGAAGCCCGCTGGAGAACTACGGCAGGGAGGTGCTGGGTTCCATCAGCAGCGACCAGGATTTGTCCGGTCTGGAAGCTTCCGCAGATATGTACCGGTTTCTGATCCTGCTCAAAAAACACGGCATGACCGGCAGCCGGTCATCCATCTCGCATGCCGTGGAACGGCTGGCACCGCTAATTGCATTCATGGATCAGCATTATGCGGATCCCGATATTGGTCTTGAACAGATGGCAGCCGTTCCAGGGATTACACCAAGACATTTGAATACCCTGTTTAAACAATCATTCGGCATGACTGCGTACAGCTATTTCATTCTTCTGCGGATTCGCAAATCCAAAGAATGGATGACAGGGAACAGCAAATTGACCGTGAAGGAAACGGCAGCGCGCGTCGGTTTTCGTGATGCGAGCCATTTTGTGGCCACATTTCGGCGAATTGAAGGTGTAACACCTGAGCAGTTTCGAACGTTATATTTATAG
- a CDS encoding beta-galactosidase, translating to MISSKLPKMFYGGDYNPEQWDHETHLEDLRMFKLAGIDIATINVFSWALIQPDEVTYKFEELDQLIDSLYENGVYVCLATSTAAHPAWMAKKYPDVLRVDADGRKRKFGGRHNSCPNSPTYRKYSEKIADKLAERYKDHPAVLVWHISNEYGGDCYCDNCEKAFRVYLKERYKTLDQLNQAWNTNFWGHTFYDWDEIVLPSNLSEHWGNNNSTFQGISLDYSRFNSDSMLDCYRLEYDAIKKHVPDSVVTTNLMGFFKQLDYFKWAKYMDIISWDSYPGLATPFSFTAMAHDLMRGLKDGQPFMLMEQTPSQQNWQPYNSLKRPGVMRLWSYQTIAHGADTIMFFQLRRSIGACEKYHGAVIEHVGHENTRVFREVAQLGKELQLLGDKTLDATVESKVAIVFDWDNWWAIEKSSGPTVALNYVDQIHKYYAAFFRRNIQVDIVSVDTDLSKYDIVLAPVLYMVKPGFAAKLEKFVAAGGTFLTTFFSGIVNESDLVTTGGYPGELRKLLGIWVEEIDALLPEQKNSIVLKDAYGDLHGKYECGMLCDLLHSEGAEVIAEYGDDFYHGMPVVTRNTFGQGEAWYVASDPEERFLDGLLGQLAAAKSIHPLLETPDGVEVSARTKDGKQYLFVMNHNATTQSYDLGVGKAQDLLTDRELSGSVEIEGRGVQLLEMK from the coding sequence TTGATTAGCAGCAAATTACCCAAAATGTTCTATGGCGGTGACTACAACCCCGAACAATGGGATCACGAGACCCATCTTGAAGACCTGCGCATGTTTAAACTGGCAGGTATTGATATAGCCACGATTAATGTTTTCTCCTGGGCTCTGATTCAGCCTGATGAGGTAACCTATAAATTCGAAGAATTGGATCAATTAATTGACAGTCTCTATGAAAACGGTGTCTACGTTTGTCTTGCCACCAGCACAGCTGCTCATCCGGCGTGGATGGCCAAAAAATATCCGGATGTACTTCGTGTGGATGCTGACGGACGCAAACGCAAATTCGGCGGACGTCATAATTCCTGTCCAAACAGCCCGACCTATCGTAAATACTCCGAGAAAATTGCTGATAAACTGGCGGAACGATACAAAGATCATCCCGCTGTCCTGGTATGGCACATCTCCAACGAATACGGCGGAGACTGCTATTGCGACAATTGTGAGAAAGCCTTCCGTGTGTATCTGAAAGAACGTTACAAGACTCTGGATCAGCTCAATCAAGCGTGGAATACCAACTTCTGGGGCCATACATTTTATGATTGGGACGAAATTGTTCTGCCAAGCAATCTGAGTGAGCACTGGGGTAACAATAACTCGACGTTCCAGGGCATCTCGCTTGATTACTCCCGCTTCAACTCCGATAGCATGCTTGATTGTTACCGGTTGGAATATGATGCGATCAAGAAGCATGTCCCTGATTCCGTCGTAACGACTAACCTGATGGGATTCTTCAAGCAGCTTGATTATTTCAAATGGGCCAAATATATGGACATCATCTCTTGGGACAGCTACCCGGGTCTTGCCACACCATTCAGCTTCACTGCCATGGCACATGATCTGATGCGCGGGCTGAAAGATGGCCAGCCATTCATGCTTATGGAACAGACACCAAGCCAGCAAAACTGGCAGCCGTACAACTCGCTGAAGCGTCCTGGGGTTATGCGACTGTGGAGCTATCAGACAATTGCGCATGGCGCAGATACCATTATGTTCTTCCAGCTTCGCCGCTCCATCGGTGCATGTGAGAAGTATCATGGTGCAGTTATCGAGCACGTTGGACACGAGAATACACGTGTATTCCGCGAAGTCGCCCAGCTTGGCAAAGAGCTGCAATTGCTCGGTGACAAAACACTCGATGCCACTGTGGAATCCAAAGTGGCGATTGTATTTGACTGGGATAACTGGTGGGCTATTGAGAAATCCAGCGGTCCTACCGTTGCTCTGAATTACGTGGATCAAATTCACAAATATTACGCTGCCTTTTTCCGCCGCAATATCCAGGTGGATATCGTCAGCGTGGATACCGATCTCAGTAAGTATGATATTGTTCTTGCTCCGGTACTTTATATGGTCAAACCCGGATTTGCAGCCAAACTGGAGAAGTTTGTTGCAGCCGGCGGTACGTTCCTGACCACGTTCTTCAGCGGCATTGTCAATGAGAGTGATCTCGTGACCACAGGTGGTTACCCGGGTGAGCTTCGTAAGCTGCTTGGGATCTGGGTTGAAGAGATCGATGCCCTGCTCCCTGAGCAAAAGAACAGTATCGTGCTAAAAGATGCCTATGGTGATCTTCACGGCAAATATGAATGCGGCATGCTGTGTGACCTGCTGCACAGCGAAGGTGCTGAAGTTATCGCCGAGTACGGAGACGATTTCTATCATGGCATGCCTGTCGTAACTCGCAACACGTTCGGTCAGGGTGAAGCATGGTATGTAGCTTCCGATCCGGAAGAGCGCTTCCTGGATGGCCTGCTGGGACAGCTTGCGGCAGCCAAAAGCATCCATCCATTGCTCGAAACACCAGATGGGGTGGAAGTAAGCGCACGGACAAAAGACGGCAAGCAGTATCTCTTTGTCATGAATCACAATGCAACCACTCAATCATATGACCTGGGGGTTGGCAAAGCACAGGATCTCTTAACGGATCGCGAACTCTCTGGTAGCGTGGAGATTGAGGGCCGTGGTGTGCAGCTGCTCGAGATGAAGTGA
- a CDS encoding helix-turn-helix transcriptional regulator: MNKINRLAAIVMALQHGLETAHSLADKFEVSRRTILRDIQSLSEMNVPIIAISGPGGGFRLMDGYVLPPLQLDPVEAATLIFALEGISHYADTPFQEKRWTVMDKIKGIIPDDVMARIDPMLKQLNHYIPERNYILHHLEPLLACIPEQGWLRILYRSAACQRWIQIRPIRIYASAGFWYCDAYSAEHGEQRVFRVDRILEAEPIDASKTRQLTTAAERELSQPRPMERPPVRIQARLSYCAMVEAEQDRHIGEKMTEIAPDLWELSFLCPADQWEWAVRFFYRLGREAEVIEPEELRSEIRQHAVDVYRLYGSTTPDSCTTT, translated from the coding sequence ATGAATAAAATAAATCGGCTTGCCGCCATCGTCATGGCATTACAGCATGGTCTTGAAACAGCACATTCACTGGCAGACAAGTTTGAAGTGTCCCGCCGTACGATTTTGCGAGATATTCAGTCCCTATCCGAGATGAATGTGCCGATTATTGCTATTTCTGGTCCGGGTGGTGGCTTTCGGCTTATGGATGGGTATGTGCTGCCTCCGCTGCAGCTGGATCCGGTGGAAGCCGCAACTCTCATTTTCGCTCTTGAGGGAATCAGCCATTATGCAGATACACCTTTTCAAGAGAAACGCTGGACGGTTATGGATAAAATTAAAGGCATTATTCCGGATGACGTCATGGCTCGAATCGATCCCATGCTCAAACAGCTGAATCACTATATCCCGGAGCGCAACTATATTCTTCATCATCTGGAACCGCTGCTTGCATGCATTCCTGAACAAGGTTGGTTGCGTATCCTGTATCGGTCGGCAGCATGTCAGCGCTGGATTCAGATCCGTCCGATTCGCATTTATGCCTCTGCTGGATTTTGGTACTGTGATGCATATTCGGCGGAACATGGGGAACAGCGCGTGTTTCGAGTGGACCGGATTTTGGAGGCGGAGCCTATTGATGCTTCAAAAACAAGACAGTTGACGACAGCCGCCGAGCGAGAACTCAGCCAGCCCCGCCCTATGGAAAGACCACCCGTTCGTATCCAAGCCCGTTTAAGCTACTGTGCCATGGTAGAGGCTGAACAGGACAGGCACATTGGTGAGAAAATGACGGAAATTGCCCCAGATCTCTGGGAACTGTCCTTCCTTTGTCCAGCAGACCAATGGGAGTGGGCTGTTCGTTTCTTTTATCGTCTGGGCCGCGAAGCAGAAGTGATTGAACCTGAGGAACTCCGGAGCGAAATCAGGCAGCATGCCGTGGATGTGTACCGACTGTATGGAAGTACTACCCCTGATTCTTGTACAACCACTTAA
- a CDS encoding AlkZ-related protein produces the protein MITEPIVTYKEAVQRIQTAGLLPLAPLFPDFPSLSSLTPQENWHTDSPLDPWLWRSRLAEDGTAAYGKFVKKKAILISRECFPWVHRLLSDSRTIQVQYDAGLLSRDAFKLYEQIEEQEGIDGRALRAQAGFGAKEEKKAFDQGLLDLQSSTAIVISGTKEKEGLAEGKVAWNSSSYETAGHWMNRQGIKPFNGSITEARDLLLDKLVEHTTEAGLVKIKKALGIV, from the coding sequence ATGATTACTGAGCCGATTGTAACCTATAAAGAAGCTGTACAGCGTATACAGACTGCTGGATTGCTTCCACTGGCACCGCTATTTCCCGACTTCCCTTCCCTCTCTTCGTTAACGCCACAGGAAAATTGGCATACCGATTCTCCTCTGGATCCCTGGCTGTGGCGTTCGCGACTTGCTGAGGATGGCACTGCTGCCTACGGTAAATTTGTCAAAAAGAAAGCCATCCTCATCTCCCGTGAATGTTTCCCGTGGGTGCATCGGCTGCTGTCTGACAGCAGAACCATTCAGGTGCAATATGACGCCGGGCTGCTCTCCCGTGACGCCTTCAAGCTATATGAGCAAATTGAAGAACAAGAAGGCATCGATGGGCGGGCTTTACGTGCACAGGCTGGATTTGGTGCCAAAGAAGAGAAGAAGGCGTTCGATCAAGGACTTCTGGATCTCCAGAGCAGTACAGCCATTGTCATTAGCGGCACCAAAGAAAAGGAAGGTCTCGCGGAAGGCAAGGTGGCCTGGAATAGTTCTTCCTATGAGACTGCAGGTCACTGGATGAACCGTCAAGGGATTAAACCCTTTAACGGCAGCATCACAGAAGCACGTGACCTTTTGCTGGACAAGCTTGTGGAACACACGACGGAAGCTGGATTGGTAAAAATCAAAAAGGCGCTTGGCATCGTTTAA
- a CDS encoding UxaA family hydrolase → MNTTSTTHDWIAIQPQDDVIIALRDYTKGETLTLSDGVSFALLDDVPKGHKIAVHGIEPGDDVLKYGFSIGIAKERIEQGNWIHSHNLKTGLHGLLEYEYQPGVSVQTDMPPEHLRTFEGYLRPNGEAGIRNEIWIVNTVGCINKVCEALARMGQSQFGSRVDGVYHFPHPFGCSQLGDDLKYTQQLLASLVEHPNAGGVLVIGLGCENNQVDQFRECIAPEYQGKVRFLKAQEADDELEEGLRLMEELVEIAEVERRQPLPLSKLKIGLKCGGSDGLSGITANPLVGSVADMLVAAGGTAILTEVPEMFGAETILMNRAANEQVFRDLVDLINGFKQYFVNHGQNIYENPSPGNKAGGITTLEEKSLGCTQKGGRSSVVDVLRYGKRVTQTGLNIVEAPGNDLVSVTALSAAGAHIVLFTTGRGTPFGGPVPTIKIATQSDLANRKKHWIDFNAGQLLEGRTMDDVKIQLFSQLIDIASGRTQTLSEQHGFREIAIFKDGVIL, encoded by the coding sequence ATGAATACAACAAGTACAACGCATGACTGGATTGCCATACAGCCGCAGGATGATGTGATCATAGCTCTTCGCGATTACACAAAGGGAGAGACGCTTACGCTCTCTGACGGGGTTTCATTTGCACTGCTAGATGATGTGCCCAAAGGGCATAAGATCGCTGTACATGGGATCGAACCAGGTGATGATGTCCTGAAATATGGTTTCTCCATCGGTATTGCCAAGGAACGGATTGAGCAGGGGAACTGGATTCATAGCCATAATCTGAAGACGGGACTGCATGGCTTGCTGGAATATGAATATCAGCCTGGTGTATCCGTTCAGACAGATATGCCCCCGGAACACTTGCGGACTTTTGAAGGCTACTTGCGCCCTAACGGGGAGGCAGGTATACGTAATGAAATCTGGATCGTTAATACGGTAGGATGCATCAACAAGGTATGCGAAGCACTGGCTCGCATGGGTCAGTCCCAGTTCGGTAGCAGAGTGGACGGCGTGTATCACTTTCCTCATCCATTCGGCTGCTCGCAGCTTGGCGATGATCTGAAATATACCCAACAACTGCTGGCTTCCCTCGTCGAACATCCGAATGCAGGTGGTGTATTGGTCATTGGACTGGGCTGTGAAAATAATCAGGTCGACCAGTTCCGCGAATGCATCGCACCTGAATATCAGGGGAAAGTCCGTTTTCTCAAGGCTCAGGAAGCAGATGATGAACTTGAAGAGGGTTTGCGCCTAATGGAAGAGCTAGTGGAGATTGCCGAGGTGGAACGGCGCCAGCCGCTTCCACTAAGCAAGCTCAAAATCGGATTGAAGTGTGGTGGTTCAGACGGTTTATCCGGCATCACAGCCAATCCGTTAGTGGGTTCGGTTGCCGATATGCTGGTTGCCGCAGGAGGAACCGCCATTCTGACCGAAGTGCCGGAAATGTTTGGGGCAGAAACCATTTTGATGAATCGGGCTGCGAATGAACAGGTTTTCAGGGATTTGGTGGATTTAATCAACGGATTCAAGCAATATTTTGTAAATCATGGTCAGAACATCTATGAGAATCCGTCTCCTGGCAACAAAGCCGGTGGCATTACGACTCTTGAAGAGAAATCGCTGGGCTGTACTCAAAAAGGCGGCCGTTCTTCCGTCGTTGATGTGCTTCGTTATGGAAAACGTGTAACCCAAACTGGCTTAAACATTGTTGAGGCGCCCGGCAATGATTTGGTGTCGGTCACGGCATTGTCAGCTGCAGGAGCTCACATTGTACTGTTTACTACGGGAAGGGGAACTCCGTTCGGAGGTCCGGTACCTACCATCAAGATTGCAACGCAATCGGATCTGGCGAATCGAAAAAAACACTGGATCGACTTCAACGCAGGTCAACTGCTGGAAGGCCGGACGATGGATGACGTGAAAATTCAACTCTTTAGCCAGTTGATCGACATTGCCTCAGGACGTACTCAGACACTCAGCGAGCAGCATGGGTTTCGAGAAATCGCCATATTTAAAGATGGTGTAATTCTATAA
- a CDS encoding tagaturonate reductase, whose product MSASTKRPKLKLNLLGNDGQRKCKEIMDRPVKVLQIGEGNFLRGFVDWMLHESARQGKFHGSVVVTQPRPGGKAKLEQIRDQDGLYTMITRGLSQGKAVERTEMISIFSRCINPYEEWQAFLELAELPSLEFVVSNTTESGLRYIQSDYVEGEPVSSFPGKLTVFLHQRYVRYEGDPSRGLIHLPCELLEGNGDVLRSCVLRHSEDFGYSDGFRSWIRDHNLFLNNLVDRIVTGAPTKEEADSLAGRWGYEDQLINTAEPYHFWAIQGDEGLDKKLPLKQAGLNVHWVKDLKPYQLRKVRILNGAHTLMSSLGILQGKQYVRETMEDLQFGPWIREAVHEEIVPALDMPDHHLDQYAEEVFERFLNPYINHKLQDIALNTIGKFKVRVLPTLLSYEQTRNSWPTRLIRGFAGLLLLYRPVNTLDGYKGHRFNGESVVLRDDPDILAALTAHWDNYDSLRKDRQQLNDRLAAVLADSTIWGENLNERRGLREALLDEMVLLEGETK is encoded by the coding sequence ATGTCGGCGAGCACCAAACGACCAAAACTGAAGCTGAATCTGTTGGGAAACGACGGGCAGCGCAAGTGCAAGGAAATCATGGATCGTCCCGTAAAGGTACTGCAGATTGGAGAAGGTAACTTTTTGCGGGGATTTGTGGACTGGATGCTCCATGAGAGCGCCAGACAAGGCAAATTCCATGGCAGTGTGGTAGTTACCCAGCCCCGGCCAGGAGGCAAGGCAAAGCTGGAGCAGATCCGGGATCAGGATGGATTGTATACCATGATTACCCGAGGTCTCTCTCAAGGTAAAGCCGTAGAGCGTACGGAGATGATTTCGATCTTTTCCCGGTGCATAAATCCTTATGAAGAATGGCAGGCATTTCTTGAACTGGCCGAGCTCCCTTCACTGGAGTTTGTTGTCTCCAATACGACGGAGTCGGGATTAAGATATATTCAATCGGATTACGTGGAAGGAGAGCCTGTATCTTCGTTTCCGGGCAAGCTAACCGTTTTTCTCCATCAACGTTATGTACGGTATGAGGGCGATCCTTCCAGAGGGTTGATCCATCTGCCGTGTGAACTGCTTGAAGGAAATGGTGATGTACTGCGCAGCTGTGTATTGCGTCACAGTGAGGATTTTGGTTATTCCGATGGATTTCGCTCATGGATTAGAGACCATAACCTGTTTCTGAACAATTTGGTGGACCGGATCGTGACGGGTGCGCCGACCAAGGAAGAAGCGGACTCCCTGGCAGGGCGCTGGGGTTATGAGGATCAACTGATTAATACGGCAGAGCCTTATCATTTCTGGGCCATTCAGGGGGATGAGGGACTGGACAAGAAATTGCCGCTGAAGCAGGCTGGACTTAATGTTCATTGGGTCAAAGACCTAAAGCCCTACCAACTGCGCAAGGTTCGCATTTTGAATGGCGCGCATACCTTGATGTCTTCTCTTGGCATTCTTCAAGGCAAACAGTATGTGAGAGAGACAATGGAAGATTTGCAATTCGGGCCCTGGATCAGGGAAGCCGTTCATGAGGAAATCGTGCCTGCGCTTGATATGCCGGATCATCATCTTGACCAGTATGCTGAAGAAGTGTTTGAACGATTCCTTAATCCCTATATCAATCACAAGCTTCAGGATATTGCCTTAAATACCATTGGCAAATTCAAGGTGCGTGTTCTGCCTACCTTATTGTCCTATGAACAAACCCGGAACAGCTGGCCGACACGTCTTATTCGGGGATTCGCTGGTTTGTTGTTATTGTACCGCCCGGTGAATACGTTAGACGGATACAAAGGGCATCGGTTCAACGGTGAATCCGTTGTGCTCAGGGATGACCCGGATATTCTTGCGGCCTTGACTGCACACTGGGACAACTATGATTCACTCAGAAAAGACCGACAACAGTTGAACGACAGACTGGCTGCCGTATTGGCGGACTCAACCATCTGGGGAGAGAATCTGAACGAGCGAAGAGGGCTGCGCGAAGCACTTCTGGATGAGATGGTTTTACTGGAAGGTGAGACGAAATGA
- a CDS encoding AraC family transcriptional regulator, which translates to MARSPVRTTIQSESGIPFRLVYADTKAPQNELPDHLHDWHEIIYVYRGQGTIFIDTGLEDMQAGDLFIIPGSTVHRALPDEINPVTSSALFFSPGLLTAAAGGSASVLLSLFERCRRRRVYKRHLIPEEQVKVTAFIEEIHDEFQLGNQLSAHAALLRLQLLLIFLERLEDAGPARSVHSNSGPSWLSATLSNIDDKLRSGLSLSELALQAAVSPAHFSRAFKKYTGMTLTDYALARRVIMAKEHLLRNDDTMASVADACGFESLPHFYRQFKKITGTTPAAYRRTMNG; encoded by the coding sequence ATGGCACGATCGCCCGTTCGCACAACGATCCAGTCGGAATCAGGCATTCCCTTTCGACTGGTATATGCAGATACGAAAGCTCCCCAGAATGAACTGCCGGATCATCTGCATGATTGGCATGAAATCATTTACGTATATCGCGGTCAAGGAACCATATTTATTGATACGGGTCTTGAAGACATGCAGGCAGGGGACTTATTCATCATTCCAGGCAGCACGGTACACCGGGCGTTGCCGGATGAGATTAATCCCGTAACCTCTTCAGCTCTGTTTTTTAGTCCCGGATTACTGACAGCAGCTGCGGGAGGGAGCGCTTCAGTCCTGCTCTCCCTGTTTGAGCGATGCCGCAGACGCAGGGTTTACAAAAGACACCTGATCCCCGAGGAACAAGTTAAAGTGACTGCATTTATTGAGGAAATTCATGACGAGTTCCAGCTGGGTAACCAGCTGAGCGCCCATGCTGCCCTGCTTCGGCTTCAATTGCTGCTCATATTTCTCGAACGTCTAGAGGATGCCGGTCCTGCCCGCTCTGTTCATTCCAATTCAGGTCCGAGCTGGCTGTCAGCCACCCTGTCCAATATTGACGATAAATTGCGCAGCGGGCTTTCCTTGTCTGAGCTCGCTCTGCAGGCAGCGGTATCCCCTGCACATTTCAGCCGGGCGTTCAAAAAATATACAGGCATGACCCTAACCGACTACGCTCTAGCCCGCCGTGTGATCATGGCGAAGGAGCATCTGCTTCGGAACGATGACACCATGGCATCTGTAGCCGATGCCTGCGGCTTTGAGAGCCTGCCTCATTTTTATCGGCAATTCAAAAAAATCACAGGTACCACCCCTGCGGCTTACCGCAGAACGATGAATGGTTGA